DNA from Fibrobacter sp. UWB15:
TGGGCCCTCCAGCTTTGTATGTCGGAACAGCCCCCGTATAGTCAATTTTTGGCTCATAGCCCTTATCGCTATAACAGCCCCACAAAAATAAGGCCGAAAACAATATTTTATATGAACATTTCATAACAAAGAATATAATAAAAAAAGAACCCGTTTCCGGGCCCTTTTACCTACTTCTAGGAAGGATTCCAAAGGGAACCATGAGGTTCCCTTTGCATCTCAACTAGCAGCCGAGTTTAGCGGACAGGTAAGCTTCGAGTTCGTCGATCTTGACCAGTTCCTGCTTCATGGAGTCGCGTTCGCGAACGGTCACGTAGCCGAGCTTTGCCGGATCAGATTCACCCTCGCCCACCGTGTCGAAGTCGACGGTCACGCAGAACGGCGTGCCGAGTTCGTCCTGACGGCGGTAGCGCTTACCGATGGACTGCGTTTCGTCGTATTCCACGTTCCAGCGGTTGAGAAGCTTCTGGTAGAGTTCTTCGGCCTTGGCCTTCACCTGGCCCTTCTTCACGAGCGGGAGCACGGCGACCTTCACCGGAGCAATCTTCGGATCGAAGTGGAGAACGGTACGTTCGTCGTTTTCGAGCTTTTCCACGTCGTAGGCGTCGCAGAGGAGCACGAGGAGCAGGCGTTCCACACCGAGGGACGGTTCCACCACGTACGGGATGTAGCGCTTGTTCTGCACCGGGTCAATGTATTCCTGCTTGACCTTGGATTCGTTCTGGTGCTGCGTCAAGTCGTAGTTCGTACGGCTGGCGATACCCCAGAGTTCGCCCCAGCCGAACGGGAATTCGTATTCGACGTCGGTGGTGCCGTTGGAGTAGTGAGAAAGTTCTTCCTTGGCATGTTCGCGGAGGCGGAGCTTTTCCTTCTTCACGCCGAGATCGTTCACGAGCCAGTCGAAGCAGTACTTACGCCAGAAGTTGTACCAATCAAGTTCGGTACCCGGTTCGCAGAAGAATTCAAGTTCCATCTGTTCGAATTCGCGAGTACGGAAGATGAAGTTACCCGGAGTAATTTCGTTACGGAAAGACTTACCGATCTGGCCTACACCGAACGGGATGCGCGGGCGGACGTTATCGACAATGTTCTTGAAGTCAACGAAGATACCCTGAGCGGTTTCCGGACGGAGGTACACCTTGTTGCCTTCACCTTCAATCACGCCGATTTCGGTCTGGAACATCAGGTTGAATGCGCGGGGCTTGGTCCAGTCGGTCTTGCCGCAGGTCGGGCATTCGATCTTGTTGTCCATCATCATCTGGTGGACTTCGTCAAAATTCTTGCCGGCGCAGCAGCCTTCGCCGAGCTTGTCTTCCAAAAGTTGGTCGGCACGGAAACGTTCGTGGCAAGCGAGGCAGTCGACCAGCGGGTCAGAGAAGTTACCCACGTGGCCAGAAGCCTTCCAAACGCGGGGGTTCAAGAGAATAGAGCTGTCGAGACCGAGCACATCCTGGCGGCTGGTCACAAACTTCTTCCACCAGAGGTTCTTGATGTTGCGCTTCAGTTCCACGCCATACGGACCGTAGTCCCAAGTGTTGGCGAGGCCGTCGTAAATTTCGGAGCCGGGGAAAATGAAACCGCGGCGCTTGCAGAGGGAGATGATGTCCTTGAGGGCATCCTGAACTTTCTTTGCCATTATATAATCCTTTATCGGCTAATCTAGCCGGACTAGGAACCTACCTGGATGATAGGCCCTGACGCGCCACAATTTAGAAAAATATACACCACCAATAAAGCCTAATTCGCCCAAAAAGCGCCATATGTATACAACTAATTACACTTAGGGCAACGCAAGGAAAATAAAAGTTTTAGAACCTATAGAAAAATATTATATTGCTGAAATCTATGCGAATGTTTGGTTTTCTACTGTCTATTGTATTGTTTTTTACAGCCTGTGCTTCGAACAAAAATACGGCTCAAGATACTCAGCCCACAACCGAGCCAGAAACACAGATTTTAGCTCCCTCCGAAACGGAAAGTGAATTTACCGGCAACCCGATTCTTGACGAAGCCGACGCCGGCAATTCCGAAATCGCCGCCAACGATGTCACCGCAGCAGACTCCGATATCGAAGATTCCGACGGTGAATCCGAAATGAGCCAAGAAGAAGCAGACGCCGAACTCGCCGCCGATATGGCCGAAGGCGATTCCGCATCGCTTGAAACGCTCCCCAAACTGACGCTTGACATGACCACCGCCTTTGTGCCCACGGCAAGCCGCCGCATTTCTGCCCCCTATGGCATCCGCACCTACCGTATGCACCGCGGTGTCGACATGGGACTCTGCCACGGCGAAGACCGCACCATTGTGGCAGCCTTTACAGGAGTCGTCACCAAGGTCCGCAACCAAGGCCGCCGCAAAGGCTACGGCAAGTACGTGATTCTGGACCACGGCAACGGCCTCACAACGCTCTACGCCCATCTCGCCAGCTGGCAAGTACATGTCGGCGACACCCTGCAAGCCGGCGATACGATCGGCGTAGGCGGCAACACGGGCCGTTCCTTCGGCGCCCATCTACACTTCGAGATGAAGTACCACGGCAACTACATCGACCCGTCCACGATTTTCAACTTCGAAGAAGGCACTTTCCAGAGTGCCCTCATTACGATCGAACCGCAAGAAATGCTCGCGGTTGAAGAAGGCTACCAGAAGGAACTTTCCAAGCACCGCTACTACAAGGTGCGTCGCGGCGACTGTCTCGGCAAAATCGCCCGCAAATACGGCATTTCTGTAACGCGACTCAAGCAGCTGAACGGCATCAAGGGCAACACCATTCGCCCGGGTCAAGTGCTCCGCTGCTCGTAAGTCGTGCGCTTCGTAACCATGCTCCCCATTCACTTTGCCCCGCTCCAGGGATTTACCGAATCGGCTTACCGACTAGCCCACAGCAAGTTCGCCCCTGGAATCCATACCTATTACACACCGTTTCTTAGGTTGGAAAAAGGCGAAGTCCGCGCCAGGGACCTCCGCGATCTGCAGACAGAGCATCCTTACCACCTGGTCCCGCAAATCATCGTACGCGATGTCGAGGAATTCAACACCTTGACCAAGGCCGTTACAGAGCTCGGTTTCCAGGAAATCGACATCAACATGGGTTGCCCCTACCCCATGCAGACCAAGTCGGGCCGCGGCTCCGGAATACTCCCCCACCCCGAAAAAGTCCGCGAAATTCTTGACGCCATAAACAAATTAAGCCAACCCGCAGCCGAACCTGCCACAGACAAAAGCCCAAAGTTCAGCATCAAGATGCGTCTCGGCCTCACCTCCCCGGAGGAAAGCCTGCAACTGCTACCGCTCCTGAACGAGGCTCCCCTCGCCCACATTACGCTTCATCCGCGGGTTGGAATCCAGCAGTACAAGGGCGCGCTCGACTTCGAGGCTTTCGATAAATTCTACAGAAATTGTAAACAAAAGCTGATTTTTAACGGCGACATCACCGACCTCAAGCAGATCCAGTACATCGAGACACGCTACCCGAAACTTGCGGGAATCATGATTGGCAGGGGCCTCCTCGCGAACCCGGTTCTCGCCACCCAGTACGCCGGACTCCCCTGCGGAACCACCACCGAAACGCTTCTGAAAATCCACGCCGACATCGCGGCCGACTACGCCCGCCGCTTACAAGGCAACGCCCAAATTCTAGACAAAATCCGCCCCTTCTGGACGTACGCGGACCTTCCGAAGAAAAACCGCAAGAAAATCGAGAAAGCCAAGACCCTCGAGGAATACCTCGCAGCCGTCAACGAACTCGCTTAGCCGTTCTCGGCGTCTGCCGAATCCACCGGCACCAGCCGCCTATAGGTTTTATCTATAAAGATAGCTCCGAGCGGCGCCGTCACCATAATCGCCACGGCCGCGAGCGTGAGCACGTTGTTGCCGCAGGCAAGCCCAAAACTCAAGGGCACGCCGCCGATGGCCGCCTGCACCGTCGCCTTTGGAACATAGGCCAGCATGCAGAACAGGCGTTCCTTGTAATTCAGCGGAGTGCGCCACATGCAAATGGCCACGCCCGCCATTCGAAAGAACATGGCCCCGAGCACCACGAAAATCGCGCCGATTCCCGCCGTAAACGCATAAGCCACATCCAAGGTGCTACCCACTAGCACAAACAAGATGATTTCGGCCGCGACCCAGAACTTGGTGAACTTGCCGCTGATGCGTTTCGCAAGTTCCGGATGCTTGCCGTAAATGCAGGCCGCAATGGCGACCACCGCAATCATGCCGCTGAACGGCACCACATCGCTAATATCATGTTCCAGTTCGTTTAGCAAAAAGGCAAAACTCAAGATAATCAGCACTTTCACCGTATCGCGCATGTGCTTGTGCTTAAAGAACCACACCAAGGCATACCCGCAGGCCACTCCCACCGCAGCCCCAAGGGTTATGGACACCGGCACCGAAAGAAAGCTCGTTGCCGAAACGCTCTCGCCCTTTAGCAAAGCTAGGAAAGCAGCAAAAGTCACCAGCACATACACATCATCTAGCGAAGCACCCGCCAGAAGCATCTGGGGGATCCCCCGTTTGACGCCGCGATTCTCTTCACGCATCTTGAGCATGCGCGGCACCACCACCGCAGGCGACACCGCCGCAATGGTAGACCCCATGAGGGCCGCCTCCCAATAAGTCACCCCCATCAGTGGCGGCGCAAGCAAAACGACTCCCACAATTTCAATCGAAGCGGGCACAAAGCACATCAAGAGGGCTGCGCGACCTATCCGCTTGAATTCCCGCATATCGAGGGTCAACCCCGCACGCGTCAGGATAATCACCAGCGCCAGCTGCCTCAAGTCAGCCGAAATATCCAAAAATGCCGGCCGAAGCAGGTTCAGTGCATGGGGACCGAGAATAATCCCCGTCAGAATCATCCCGAGAATGCTCGGGAGCTTAAGCTTGACGAAAATCGAGCCTAAAAGTAACCCCAACAAGAAAATGAGTGCCAGAGAAGTCAACATAATGCAATTTTCGGTGCCAAAGATAGAAATTCAACTATATTTTGGCATATGAAGGGAAAATACAAAACGAAACGCGGATTTACACTAATCGAAATTTTGGTGGTCATTGTTGTACTCGGCGTTCTCTCTGGAATCGCTGTTCCTAAATTAATTGGATACACCGAAAAGACCACTCGACATACGGTGACATCGGTTGCGCCGACTATGAATACTAATTGTTGAAAATAAAAACGACCCGCCGTTAGCGAGTCGTTTTTGTATTTAGCCAAAATGGTCTCTGTGAGCCTTAAGCGACTCGTATTAACGAGTCGTGAAGGCGAGAGTGAGGCGATATCACATTCTTGTTGATGCGATAGAGCCGAACGGTCTAATTGGGCGCGAGCGG
Protein-coding regions in this window:
- a CDS encoding tRNA-dihydrouridine synthase family protein, yielding MRFVTMLPIHFAPLQGFTESAYRLAHSKFAPGIHTYYTPFLRLEKGEVRARDLRDLQTEHPYHLVPQIIVRDVEEFNTLTKAVTELGFQEIDINMGCPYPMQTKSGRGSGILPHPEKVREILDAINKLSQPAAEPATDKSPKFSIKMRLGLTSPEESLQLLPLLNEAPLAHITLHPRVGIQQYKGALDFEAFDKFYRNCKQKLIFNGDITDLKQIQYIETRYPKLAGIMIGRGLLANPVLATQYAGLPCGTTTETLLKIHADIAADYARRLQGNAQILDKIRPFWTYADLPKKNRKKIEKAKTLEEYLAAVNELA
- a CDS encoding peptidoglycan DD-metalloendopeptidase family protein, which translates into the protein MFFTACASNKNTAQDTQPTTEPETQILAPSETESEFTGNPILDEADAGNSEIAANDVTAADSDIEDSDGESEMSQEEADAELAADMAEGDSASLETLPKLTLDMTTAFVPTASRRISAPYGIRTYRMHRGVDMGLCHGEDRTIVAAFTGVVTKVRNQGRRKGYGKYVILDHGNGLTTLYAHLASWQVHVGDTLQAGDTIGVGGNTGRSFGAHLHFEMKYHGNYIDPSTIFNFEEGTFQSALITIEPQEMLAVEEGYQKELSKHRYYKVRRGDCLGKIARKYGISVTRLKQLNGIKGNTIRPGQVLRCS
- a CDS encoding sodium:proton antiporter, with translation MLTSLALIFLLGLLLGSIFVKLKLPSILGMILTGIILGPHALNLLRPAFLDISADLRQLALVIILTRAGLTLDMREFKRIGRAALLMCFVPASIEIVGVVLLAPPLMGVTYWEAALMGSTIAAVSPAVVVPRMLKMREENRGVKRGIPQMLLAGASLDDVYVLVTFAAFLALLKGESVSATSFLSVPVSITLGAAVGVACGYALVWFFKHKHMRDTVKVLIILSFAFLLNELEHDISDVVPFSGMIAVVAIAACIYGKHPELAKRISGKFTKFWVAAEIILFVLVGSTLDVAYAFTAGIGAIFVVLGAMFFRMAGVAICMWRTPLNYKERLFCMLAYVPKATVQAAIGGVPLSFGLACGNNVLTLAAVAIMVTAPLGAIFIDKTYRRLVPVDSADAENG
- a CDS encoding prepilin-type N-terminal cleavage/methylation domain-containing protein, producing MKGKYKTKRGFTLIEILVVIVVLGVLSGIAVPKLIGYTEKTTRHTVTSVAPTMNTNC
- a CDS encoding glycine--tRNA ligase — its product is MAKKVQDALKDIISLCKRRGFIFPGSEIYDGLANTWDYGPYGVELKRNIKNLWWKKFVTSRQDVLGLDSSILLNPRVWKASGHVGNFSDPLVDCLACHERFRADQLLEDKLGEGCCAGKNFDEVHQMMMDNKIECPTCGKTDWTKPRAFNLMFQTEIGVIEGEGNKVYLRPETAQGIFVDFKNIVDNVRPRIPFGVGQIGKSFRNEITPGNFIFRTREFEQMELEFFCEPGTELDWYNFWRKYCFDWLVNDLGVKKEKLRLREHAKEELSHYSNGTTDVEYEFPFGWGELWGIASRTNYDLTQHQNESKVKQEYIDPVQNKRYIPYVVEPSLGVERLLLVLLCDAYDVEKLENDERTVLHFDPKIAPVKVAVLPLVKKGQVKAKAEELYQKLLNRWNVEYDETQSIGKRYRRQDELGTPFCVTVDFDTVGEGESDPAKLGYVTVRERDSMKQELVKIDELEAYLSAKLGC